A stretch of Streptococcus sp. oral taxon 061 DNA encodes these proteins:
- the tkt gene encoding transketolase, producing the protein MSNLSVNAIRFLGIDAINKANSGHPGVVMGAAPMAYSLFTKELRINPAQPNWINRDRFILSAGHGSMLLYALLHLSGFEDVSMDELKNFRQWGSKTPGHPEFGHTAGVDATTGPLGQGIATATGFAQAERFLAAKYNREGYNIFDHYTYVICGDGDLMEGVSSEAASYAGLQKLDKLVVLYDSNDINLDGETKDSFTESVRDRYNAYGWHTALVEDGTDLEAIHAAIEEAKASGKPSLIEVKTVIGYGSPNKQGTNAVHGAPLGADETAATRQALGWNYEPFEIPAEVYADFKENVADRGASAYEAWTKLVADYKEAHPELAAEVEAIIEGRDPVEVTPEDFPALENGFSQATRNSSQDALNVVAAKLPTFLGGSADLAHSNMTYIKTDGLQDDANRLNRNIQFGVREFAMGTVLNGMALHGGLRVYGGTFFVFSDYLKAAVRLSALQGLPVTYVFTHDSIAVGEDGPTHEPVEHLAGLRAIPNLNVFRPADARETQAAWYLAVKSEKTPTALVLTRQNLTVEEGTDFDKVTKGAYVVYENAADFDTILIATGSEVNLAVAAAKELASQGGKVRVVSMPSTDVFDAQDAAYKEEILPNAIRHRVAVEMGATQNWYKYVGLDGAVLGIDTFGASAPAPKVLAEYGFTVEKLVEIVNNLK; encoded by the coding sequence ATGTCAAATCTATCTGTTAATGCGATTCGTTTTCTAGGTATTGACGCTATCAATAAAGCGAACTCAGGTCACCCAGGGGTGGTTATGGGAGCTGCACCGATGGCATACAGCCTTTTCACTAAAGAACTTCGTATCAATCCAGCTCAACCAAACTGGATTAACCGCGACCGCTTTATTCTCTCAGCAGGTCATGGGTCAATGCTTCTCTATGCCCTTCTTCACCTTTCTGGATTTGAAGATGTGAGTATGGATGAACTGAAGAACTTCCGTCAATGGGGTTCTAAAACTCCAGGTCACCCAGAATTTGGTCATACAGCAGGGGTTGATGCAACTACAGGTCCTCTAGGACAAGGGATTGCGACTGCGACAGGTTTTGCACAAGCAGAACGTTTCCTTGCAGCTAAGTACAACCGTGAAGGTTATAACATCTTTGATCACTACACATATGTTATCTGTGGAGATGGCGACTTGATGGAAGGTGTCTCAAGTGAAGCTGCTTCTTATGCAGGCTTGCAAAAGCTTGACAAGTTGGTTGTTCTTTATGACTCAAATGATATCAACTTGGATGGTGAGACAAAAGATTCATTCACAGAAAGTGTTCGCGATCGTTACAATGCCTACGGTTGGCATACAGCTTTGGTAGAAGATGGAACAGATTTAGAAGCGATTCATGCTGCTATCGAAGAAGCTAAGGCTTCAGGAAAACCATCTTTGATCGAAGTGAAAACTGTTATTGGTTATGGTTCTCCAAACAAACAAGGAACCAATGCCGTACACGGTGCCCCTCTTGGAGCAGATGAAACTGCAGCAACTCGCCAAGCACTTGGTTGGAACTATGAACCATTTGAAATTCCAGCGGAAGTTTATGCCGATTTCAAAGAAAATGTTGCAGATCGTGGTGCATCGGCATATGAAGCATGGACAAAACTAGTCGCAGATTATAAAGAAGCTCACCCAGAACTTGCTGCAGAAGTGGAAGCAATCATCGAAGGGCGTGATCCAGTTGAGGTGACTCCAGAAGACTTCCCGGCTTTAGAGAATGGCTTCTCTCAAGCAACTCGTAACTCAAGTCAAGATGCTTTGAATGTAGTGGCTGCTAAATTGCCAACTTTCCTTGGTGGATCAGCAGACCTTGCTCATTCAAATATGACTTATATCAAAACAGATGGACTCCAAGATGATGCAAATCGCTTGAATCGTAATATCCAATTTGGTGTTCGTGAATTTGCAATGGGTACCGTTTTGAACGGAATGGCTCTTCACGGTGGACTTCGAGTTTACGGTGGAACTTTCTTCGTATTCTCAGACTACCTTAAAGCAGCAGTTCGTTTGTCAGCTCTACAAGGTCTTCCTGTAACCTATGTCTTTACTCACGATTCAATCGCAGTTGGTGAAGATGGACCAACTCACGAACCAGTAGAGCACTTGGCAGGTCTTCGTGCAATTCCAAACCTCAATGTTTTCCGTCCAGCAGATGCGCGTGAAACTCAAGCAGCTTGGTACCTTGCAGTGAAGAGTGAGAAAACACCAACTGCCCTCGTCTTGACTCGTCAAAACTTGACTGTTGAGGAAGGAACAGACTTTGATAAGGTTACCAAAGGTGCTTATGTTGTCTATGAAAATGCAGCAGACTTTGACACTATTTTGATTGCAACAGGTTCAGAGGTTAATCTGGCTGTTGCAGCTGCTAAAGAATTGGCAAGTCAAGGTGGAAAAGTTCGCGTAGTCAGCATGCCATCTACGGATGTCTTTGACGCACAAGATGCAGCCTACAAAGAAGAAATCCTACCAAATGCGATTCGTCACCGTGTGGCGGTTGAAATGGGAGCGACTCAAAACTGGTACAAATACGTTGGTCTTGATGGAGCAGTTCTCGGTATTGATACCTTTGGAGCATCTGCCCCAGCACCAAAAGTTTTAGCAGAGTATGGATTTACAGTTGAAAAATTAGTTGAAATTGTAAACAACTTGAAGTAA
- a CDS encoding MORN repeat-containing protein — MDNLKKFYDKYSVYITRPRLEIATIVVIALCAIFVFVGNMPKQGVLKLDGDSLVYDGSIVRGKMNGQGTMTFSNGDTYTGQFKNGAFNGKGTYQAKNGWVYEGDFVNGQAEGKGKLTTEQEVVYEGDFKQGLFQQAQ; from the coding sequence ATGGATAATTTAAAGAAATTCTATGATAAATACAGTGTCTATATAACGCGTCCTCGTTTGGAAATTGCAACGATAGTAGTCATAGCTCTTTGTGCTATATTTGTATTTGTGGGGAATATGCCTAAGCAAGGAGTTTTAAAATTGGATGGCGATTCACTAGTATATGACGGAAGTATTGTTCGTGGGAAGATGAACGGCCAAGGAACAATGACCTTCTCTAATGGAGATACCTACACCGGACAGTTTAAAAATGGCGCATTTAATGGGAAAGGAACCTACCAAGCTAAGAATGGATGGGTTTATGAAGGTGATTTTGTGAATGGCCAAGCTGAAGGAAAAGGGAAACTAACTACCGAGCAAGAAGTTGTCTATGAAGGCGACTTTAAACAAGGACTCTTCCAACAGGCACAATAA
- the rpsK gene encoding 30S ribosomal protein S11 — MAKPTRKRRVKKNIESGIAHIHATFNNTIVMITDVHGNAIAWSSAGALGFKGSRKSTPFAAQMASEAAAKSAQEHGLKSVEVTVKGPGSGRESAIRALAAAGLEVTAIRDVTPVPHNGARPPKRRRV, encoded by the coding sequence TTGGCTAAACCAACACGTAAACGTCGTGTGAAAAAGAATATCGAATCTGGTATTGCTCATATTCACGCTACATTTAATAACACTATTGTTATGATTACTGATGTGCATGGTAATGCAATCGCTTGGTCATCAGCTGGTGCTCTTGGTTTCAAAGGTTCTCGTAAATCTACACCATTTGCTGCTCAAATGGCTTCAGAAGCTGCTGCTAAATCTGCACAAGAACACGGTCTTAAATCAGTTGAAGTTACTGTAAAAGGTCCAGGTTCTGGTCGTGAGTCAGCTATTCGTGCTCTTGCTGCCGCTGGTCTTGAAGTAACAGCAATTCGTGATGTGACTCCAGTGCCACACAATGGTGCTCGTCCTCCAAAACGTCGCCGTGTATAA
- a CDS encoding DNA-directed RNA polymerase subunit alpha: MIEFEKPNITKIDENKDYGKFVIEPLERGYGTTLGNSLRRVLLASLPGAAVTSIDIDGVLHEFDTIPGVREDVMQIILNIKGIAVKSYVKDEKTIELDVEGPAEVTAGDILTDSDIEIVNPDHYLFTIGEGASFKATMTVNTGRGYVPADENKKDNAPVGTLAVDSIYTPVTKVNYQVEPARVGSNDGFDKLTLEILTNGTIIPEDALGLSARILTEHLDLFTNLTEIAKSAEVMKEADTESDDRILERTIEELDLSVRSYNCLKRAGINTVHDLTEKSEAEMMKVRNLGRKSLEEVKLKLIDLGLGLKDK; this comes from the coding sequence ATGATCGAGTTTGAAAAACCAAATATAACAAAAATTGATGAAAATAAAGATTATGGCAAGTTTGTAATCGAACCACTAGAACGTGGATACGGTACAACACTTGGTAACTCTCTTCGTCGTGTACTTCTTGCTTCTCTTCCAGGAGCAGCTGTTACATCTATCGATATCGATGGAGTATTACATGAATTTGATACAATTCCTGGTGTTCGCGAAGACGTGATGCAAATCATTCTGAACATTAAAGGTATTGCAGTTAAATCATATGTAAAAGACGAAAAGACTATTGAACTTGATGTTGAAGGTCCTGCTGAAGTGACAGCCGGAGATATTTTAACTGATAGTGATATTGAAATCGTAAATCCAGATCATTATCTTTTCACAATCGGAGAAGGTGCTTCATTTAAAGCAACTATGACTGTAAACACTGGTCGTGGCTATGTACCTGCAGATGAAAATAAAAAAGATAATGCCCCAGTTGGAACACTTGCTGTAGATTCTATTTATACACCAGTTACAAAAGTTAACTATCAAGTTGAACCTGCTCGTGTAGGAAGCAATGATGGTTTCGACAAATTAACCCTTGAAATCTTGACAAATGGAACTATTATTCCAGAAGATGCTTTAGGGCTTTCAGCACGTATTTTGACAGAACATCTTGATTTGTTTACAAATCTTACAGAGATTGCTAAATCTGCAGAAGTGATGAAAGAAGCTGATACTGAATCGGACGACCGTATTTTGGAACGTACGATTGAGGAACTTGACTTGTCTGTACGCTCGTATAACTGTTTGAAACGTGCTGGTATCAATACTGTGCACGATTTGACAGAAAAATCTGAAGCAGAGATGATGAAAGTAAGAAATCTTGGACGCAAGAGTTTGGAAGAAGTGAAACTCAAACTCATTGATTTGGGTCTTGGATTAAAAGATAAATAA
- the infA gene encoding translation initiation factor IF-1, which translates to MAKDDVIEVEGKVVDTMPNAMFTVELENGHQILATVSGKIRKNYIRILAGDRVTVEMSPYDLTRGRITYRFK; encoded by the coding sequence GTGGCAAAAGACGATGTGATTGAAGTTGAAGGCAAAGTAGTCGATACGATGCCGAATGCAATGTTTACGGTTGAACTTGAAAATGGACATCAGATTTTAGCAACAGTTTCTGGTAAAATTCGTAAAAACTATATTCGTATTTTAGCGGGAGATCGTGTTACTGTTGAAATGAGTCCATATGACTTGACACGTGGACGTATCACTTACCGCTTTAAATAA
- the rpmJ gene encoding 50S ribosomal protein L36 yields the protein MKVRPSVKPICEYCKVIRRNGRVMVICPANPKHKQRQG from the coding sequence ATGAAAGTAAGACCATCGGTCAAACCAATTTGCGAATACTGTAAAGTAATTCGTCGTAATGGTCGTGTTATGGTAATTTGCCCAGCAAATCCAAAACACAAACAACGTCAAGGATAA
- a CDS encoding low molecular weight protein-tyrosine-phosphatase: MKKVVFVCLGNICRSPMAEFVMKSLTDDYEIESRATSSWEHGNPIHKGTQGIFRSHGVPYDTSKTSQQISKKDFEYFDYIIGMDESNLADLHQMCPQDQLHKLEAFASEDVPDPWYTGDFDETYDRVLTGCQAWLTRLENEAKNG; the protein is encoded by the coding sequence ATGAAAAAGGTTGTTTTTGTTTGCCTTGGTAATATTTGCCGAAGTCCTATGGCAGAATTTGTTATGAAATCTTTAACCGATGATTATGAGATTGAAAGTAGAGCAACTTCTTCTTGGGAACACGGTAATCCAATCCACAAAGGGACGCAAGGCATCTTTCGAAGTCATGGCGTTCCTTATGATACTTCGAAAACTTCCCAACAAATTTCTAAAAAAGATTTTGAGTATTTTGACTATATCATTGGGATGGATGAGTCTAATCTCGCTGATTTGCATCAGATGTGTCCTCAAGATCAACTACATAAGCTAGAGGCATTTGCTTCTGAGGATGTTCCTGATCCATGGTATACAGGTGATTTTGATGAAACTTATGATCGAGTTTTAACTGGTTGCCAAGCTTGGCTAACACGTTTAGAAAATGAGGCAAAAAATGGATAA
- a CDS encoding YidC/Oxa1 family membrane protein insertase, producing the protein MKKKLQLTSFLGLSLLVMTACATSEVSADSADFWSKLVYFFAETIRFLSFNVSIGLGIILFTVLIRTILLPVFQTQMVASRKMQEAQPLIKELRERYPGRDMESRTKLDQETRKLFKELGIKQSASFWPLLIQMPILLALFQALSNVDFLKTGHFLWFNLGGADTTFVLPILAALFTFLSSWLSNKALPEKNGAMTGMMYGMPVIIFFFAISAPSGVALYWAVSNAYQVLQTYLLNNPFKIIAEREADVQAKKDLEVKKRKALKKAQKKKK; encoded by the coding sequence GTGAAGAAGAAATTACAATTGACTAGTTTTTTAGGTTTGTCCTTGTTGGTAATGACTGCTTGTGCAACTAGTGAAGTGTCTGCTGATTCGGCAGACTTTTGGAGTAAACTTGTTTATTTTTTTGCTGAAACCATTCGTTTTTTGTCCTTTAATGTAAGCATTGGTTTAGGGATTATTCTTTTCACGGTTTTGATTAGAACAATACTGTTACCAGTCTTTCAAACACAAATGGTGGCTTCCAGAAAAATGCAAGAGGCGCAACCTCTTATCAAAGAATTGCGCGAACGTTATCCAGGTCGCGACATGGAAAGTCGTACTAAGCTAGATCAGGAAACACGTAAACTATTTAAAGAATTAGGCATTAAGCAATCTGCATCCTTCTGGCCGCTTTTGATTCAAATGCCAATTCTATTGGCTCTTTTCCAAGCTTTATCAAACGTAGATTTTTTGAAGACAGGCCACTTTTTATGGTTCAATCTAGGTGGAGCTGATACCACTTTCGTACTACCTATTTTAGCTGCCCTATTCACCTTCCTCAGTAGCTGGCTTTCAAACAAAGCTTTGCCTGAGAAAAATGGTGCAATGACAGGTATGATGTATGGCATGCCTGTTATAATCTTCTTTTTTGCAATATCTGCTCCAAGTGGTGTCGCTCTTTACTGGGCGGTTTCAAATGCTTATCAAGTATTGCAAACTTACCTTTTGAACAATCCCTTCAAAATTATTGCAGAGCGTGAAGCAGATGTGCAAGCTAAGAAGGATTTAGAAGTTAAGAAAAGAAAAGCTCTAAAGAAAGCACAGAAAAAGAAAAAGTAA
- the rplQ gene encoding 50S ribosomal protein L17, translating into MAYRKLGRTSSQRKAMLRDLTTDLLINESIVTTEARAKEIRKTVEKMITLGKRGDLHARRQAAAFVRNEIASENYDEATDKYTSTTALQKLFSEIAPRYADRNGGYTRILKTEPRRGDAAPMAIIELV; encoded by the coding sequence ATGGCTTACCGTAAACTAGGACGCACTAGCTCACAACGTAAAGCAATGCTTCGCGATTTGACAACTGACCTTTTGATCAACGAATCAATCGTGACAACTGAAGCTCGTGCTAAAGAAATCCGTAAAACTGTTGAAAAAATGATTACTCTAGGTAAACGTGGTGATTTGCATGCACGTCGTCAAGCTGCTGCTTTCGTACGTAATGAAATCGCATCTGAAAACTATGATGAAGCAACTGACAAGTACACTTCTACTACAGCTCTTCAAAAATTGTTCTCAGAAATCGCACCTCGTTACGCAGACCGTAACGGTGGATACACTCGTATCCTTAAAACTGAACCACGTCGTGGTGATGCAGCGCCAATGGCGATCATTGAATTAGTATAA
- the yajC gene encoding preprotein translocase subunit YajC, with translation MGGNLTFLIMLVLMFGLMFFMQRSQKKQAEKRMESLNKLQKGYEVITIGGLYGTVDEVDTENKTIVLDVDGVYLTFELGAIRTVLPVKEAVTPEGAVIEEGSAIEE, from the coding sequence ATGGGTGGGAATTTAACATTCTTGATTATGCTTGTTTTGATGTTTGGTTTGATGTTCTTCATGCAACGTTCTCAAAAGAAACAAGCTGAAAAACGCATGGAGAGCCTCAACAAACTTCAAAAAGGCTACGAAGTAATCACTATCGGTGGTCTCTACGGTACAGTCGACGAAGTTGATACTGAAAACAAAACGATTGTACTTGATGTAGACGGAGTATACTTGACTTTTGAATTAGGCGCAATTAGAACAGTTTTGCCAGTCAAAGAAGCTGTCACACCTGAAGGCGCTGTTATCGAAGAAGGCAGTGCTATTGAAGAATAA
- the jag gene encoding RNA-binding cell elongation regulator Jag/EloR, which produces MVLFTGSTVEEAIQNGLNELNIPRMKAHIKVVSREKKGFFGLFGKKPAQVDIEAISETTVVKANQQAIKGVPKEINDQNDPVKTVSEATVDLGHVVAAIKKIEEEGQEISEEVKAEILKNDKEASTILEETGHIAVLKELQPEEIQENADEEQGSDLENLGLKVEPTYDTEKVVEEVTDYVQAIIDDMDVEGTISSTSNRRSINMQIDTNEPGRIIGYHGKVLKSLQLLAQNYLYNRYSKTFYITINVNDYVEHRAEVLQSYAQKLATRVLEEGRSQMTDPMSSSERKIIHRIISRMEGVTSYSEGDEPNRYVVVDTE; this is translated from the coding sequence ATGGTATTATTTACAGGTTCAACAGTTGAAGAAGCAATCCAAAATGGATTGAATGAATTAAATATTCCGAGAATGAAAGCTCATATCAAAGTTGTTTCGAGAGAGAAAAAAGGATTTTTTGGACTTTTTGGAAAAAAACCAGCTCAAGTTGATATCGAAGCAATCAGTGAAACAACGGTTGTAAAAGCAAATCAGCAAGCGATCAAAGGCGTTCCAAAAGAAATTAATGATCAAAATGATCCAGTTAAAACAGTCAGTGAAGCAACAGTCGATTTGGGACATGTAGTTGCAGCTATCAAGAAGATTGAAGAAGAAGGCCAAGAAATTTCTGAAGAAGTCAAGGCTGAAATTCTCAAGAATGATAAGGAAGCAAGCACTATTTTAGAGGAAACAGGGCACATTGCTGTTTTAAAAGAATTGCAACCTGAAGAAATTCAAGAAAATGCTGACGAAGAGCAAGGTAGTGATTTAGAAAACCTTGGTTTGAAAGTTGAGCCGACTTACGACACAGAAAAGGTTGTTGAAGAAGTGACGGACTATGTTCAAGCAATCATTGATGATATGGATGTTGAGGGAACTATTTCTAGTACTTCTAACCGTCGTTCTATCAACATGCAAATCGATACGAATGAGCCGGGTCGTATTATCGGTTACCACGGTAAGGTTTTGAAATCTCTTCAACTTCTAGCGCAAAATTACCTCTACAATCGTTATTCAAAAACTTTCTACATCACGATCAATGTGAATGACTATGTGGAACATCGTGCAGAAGTTTTGCAGAGTTACGCACAGAAATTGGCTACACGTGTCTTGGAAGAAGGTCGTAGTCAGATGACAGATCCAATGTCAAGTAGCGAGCGTAAAATTATCCATCGTATCATTTCGCGAATGGAAGGTGTAACGAGCTACTCTGAAGGCGACGAACCAAATCGTTATGTTGTCGTAGATACTGAATAA
- a CDS encoding PFL family protein — protein MDIRQVTETISMIEEQNFDIRTITMGISLLDCIDPDINKAADKIYDKITSKAANLVAVGDEIAAELGIPIVNKRVSVTPISLIGAATDATDYVVLAKALDRAAKEIGVDFIGGFSALVQKGYQKGDEILINSIPRALAETDKVCSSVNIGSTKSGINMTAVADMGRIIKETASFSDMGAAKLVVFANAVEDNPFMAGAFHGVGEADVIINVGVSGPGVVKRALEKVRGQSFDVVAETVKKTAFKITRIGQLVGQMASERLGVDFGIVDLSLAPTPAVGDSVARVLEEMGLETVGTHGTTAALALLNDQVKKGGVMACNQVGGLSGAFIPVSEDEGMIAAVQNGSLNLEKLEAMTAICSVGLDMIAIPEDTPAETIAAMIADEAAIGVINMKTTAVRIIPKGKEGDMIEFGGLLGTAPVMKVNGASSVDFIARGGQIPAPIHSFKN, from the coding sequence ATGGATATTAGACAAGTCACTGAAACAATCTCAATGATTGAAGAGCAGAATTTTGATATCAGAACAATTACCATGGGAATTTCACTTCTAGATTGTATAGATCCAGATATTAATAAGGCTGCAGATAAAATTTATGATAAGATAACTAGCAAGGCCGCAAATTTAGTTGCTGTCGGGGATGAAATTGCAGCTGAACTTGGGATTCCAATCGTTAACAAACGCGTATCGGTAACGCCTATTTCTTTGATTGGAGCAGCAACAGATGCGACAGATTATGTAGTGTTAGCAAAAGCTTTAGATAGAGCAGCAAAAGAAATTGGTGTAGATTTTATTGGGGGTTTTTCTGCCTTAGTTCAGAAAGGCTACCAAAAAGGAGACGAAATACTCATCAACTCGATTCCGCGTGCCTTAGCTGAAACTGATAAAGTTTGCTCTTCTGTCAATATCGGTTCAACCAAGTCAGGAATTAACATGACTGCTGTAGCTGATATGGGTCGAATTATCAAGGAAACTGCTAGTTTTTCTGATATGGGAGCTGCTAAATTAGTTGTATTTGCCAATGCAGTTGAAGACAATCCTTTTATGGCCGGAGCCTTTCATGGTGTTGGCGAAGCTGATGTTATTATTAATGTTGGTGTTTCAGGTCCTGGTGTAGTCAAACGTGCCTTAGAAAAAGTTCGCGGCCAAAGCTTTGATGTAGTTGCTGAAACTGTTAAAAAGACAGCCTTCAAGATTACTCGGATTGGTCAATTAGTTGGCCAGATGGCTAGTGAAAGACTAGGAGTTGATTTTGGGATTGTTGATTTGAGTTTAGCACCTACTCCTGCAGTGGGGGATTCTGTAGCTCGGGTTCTCGAGGAAATGGGTCTTGAAACAGTTGGGACTCATGGGACGACTGCAGCCTTAGCTCTTTTAAATGACCAAGTAAAAAAAGGTGGTGTAATGGCTTGCAACCAAGTCGGTGGATTGTCAGGTGCTTTCATCCCAGTCTCAGAAGATGAGGGTATGATAGCAGCAGTGCAAAATGGCTCCCTAAATCTTGAGAAATTAGAAGCAATGACAGCTATCTGTTCAGTTGGTTTGGATATGATTGCCATTCCAGAAGATACTCCTGCAGAGACGATTGCAGCTATGATTGCGGATGAGGCAGCAATTGGTGTCATTAACATGAAGACAACGGCTGTTCGTATTATTCCAAAGGGTAAAGAAGGCGATATGATTGAGTTTGGAGGCCTATTGGGGACGGCGCCAGTAATGAAGGTCAACGGTGCTTCTTCAGTTGATTTCATTGCTCGTGGAGGTCAAATTCCAGCTCCAATCCATAGTTTTAAAAATTAA
- the rpsM gene encoding 30S ribosomal protein S13: MARIAGVDIPNDKRVVISLTYVYGIGLATSQKILAAAGVSEDIRVRDLTSDQEDAIRREVDAIKVEGDLRREVNLNIKRLMEIGSYRGIRHRRGLPVRGQNTKNNARTRKGKAVAIAGKKK, translated from the coding sequence ATGGCTCGTATTGCTGGAGTTGATATTCCAAATGACAAACGCGTAGTTATCTCATTGACTTATGTCTATGGTATCGGACTTGCAACATCTCAAAAGATTTTGGCAGCTGCTGGAGTTTCAGAAGATATTCGTGTTCGTGACCTTACATCAGATCAAGAAGATGCTATCCGTCGTGAAGTGGATGCAATTAAAGTTGAAGGTGACCTTCGTCGTGAAGTGAACTTGAACATCAAACGTTTGATGGAAATCGGTTCATACCGTGGTATCCGTCACCGTCGTGGACTTCCTGTCCGTGGACAAAACACTAAAAACAACGCTCGCACTCGTAAAGGTAAAGCTGTTGCGATTGCTGGTAAGAAAAAATAA
- a CDS encoding ACT domain-containing protein — MKAIITVVGKDKGGIVAGVATKIAELGLNIDDISQTVLDEFFTMMAVVSSEEKQDFTHLRNEFEAFGQTLNVKINIQSAAIFDAMYNI; from the coding sequence ATGAAAGCTATCATAACTGTAGTTGGAAAAGATAAAGGTGGGATTGTTGCAGGTGTTGCGACTAAGATTGCTGAATTAGGATTAAATATTGATGATATTTCACAAACTGTCTTGGACGAGTTCTTCACAATGATGGCTGTGGTATCTAGTGAAGAAAAACAAGATTTTACTCATTTGAGAAATGAGTTTGAGGCTTTTGGTCAGACTTTGAATGTCAAAATCAATATTCAGAGTGCTGCGATTTTTGATGCTATGTATAATATCTAG
- a CDS encoding ribonuclease P, whose protein sequence is MKEIKDYLAYQGEQYRNPDKAGVERDKMLSMRSKGQGARKSFTHLAECFQARHSDWKLHPTSQWMNQAQRLRPHFWAYLQAEGSVAEPMMALRLYGSQKNWGISLEVSFIERKKDEATLSKQAKVLDVPVVEGIYYWVQKNDESYRVQATEENRQLLRQQLSNQEIRKVLIKADVPVTDEETLDKILDELDRAFEKFLPYYQATRN, encoded by the coding sequence ATGAAAGAAATCAAAGATTATCTTGCTTATCAAGGAGAACAGTACCGGAATCCTGACAAAGCAGGAGTTGAAAGAGATAAAATGTTATCCATGCGTAGCAAAGGGCAGGGAGCACGAAAGTCATTTACTCACCTAGCTGAATGTTTTCAAGCTAGGCATTCCGATTGGAAATTACACCCAACCAGTCAATGGATGAATCAAGCTCAACGTCTTCGCCCTCATTTTTGGGCTTATTTACAGGCAGAAGGTTCAGTTGCGGAACCCATGATGGCTCTTCGTTTGTATGGAAGTCAGAAAAATTGGGGAATCTCTTTAGAAGTTAGTTTTATAGAGAGAAAGAAAGATGAAGCTACCTTATCAAAACAGGCTAAAGTTTTGGATGTGCCAGTGGTTGAGGGAATCTATTATTGGGTTCAGAAAAACGATGAGAGTTATAGAGTGCAGGCTACTGAGGAGAATAGACAACTTTTGAGACAACAGTTATCTAACCAAGAGATTCGCAAAGTATTAATAAAAGCTGATGTTCCAGTGACTGATGAAGAAACTCTAGATAAGATTTTAGATGAACTGGATAGGGCTTTTGAAAAATTCTTGCCTTACTATCAAGCGACCAGAAATTAA
- the rnpA gene encoding ribonuclease P protein component, whose amino-acid sequence MRKSFRVKKEKDFDAIFKKGASVANRKFVIYRLENNETHFRVGLSVSKKLGNAVTRNQIKRRIRHVLIQNSNQIVDNVDFVVIARKGVELLEYAEIEKNLLHVLRLAKIYQEGNKSEEEITID is encoded by the coding sequence TTGAGAAAAAGCTTTCGTGTAAAAAAAGAGAAAGATTTCGACGCCATATTTAAAAAGGGAGCAAGTGTAGCTAATCGAAAATTTGTTATTTATCGATTAGAAAACAATGAAACACATTTTCGAGTAGGTTTATCAGTCAGTAAAAAATTAGGAAATGCTGTAACAAGAAACCAAATCAAGAGAAGAATCCGGCATGTTCTCATTCAAAATAGCAATCAAATTGTTGATAATGTCGATTTTGTTGTGATTGCTCGAAAAGGCGTTGAACTACTAGAATATGCAGAAATTGAAAAAAATTTACTTCATGTTTTGAGATTAGCAAAGATTTACCAGGAAGGAAATAAGAGTGAAGAAGAAATTACAATTGACTAG